Proteins co-encoded in one Brassica rapa cultivar Chiifu-401-42 chromosome A02, CAAS_Brap_v3.01, whole genome shotgun sequence genomic window:
- the LOC103851141 gene encoding disease resistance protein RML1B codes for MASSSSHPRRYHVFPSFCGEDVRRNFLSHFHKELQLNGIDAFKDGGIKRSRSIWPELKQAIWESRVSIVVLSKNYGGSSWCLDELVEIMECKEVSGQTVMPIFYGVDPTDVRKQSGDFGKSFDTICHVRTEEERQRWKQALTSVASIAGDCSSKWDNDAVMIERIVTNVLQELNWCTPSKDFKDLVGLEAHVSNLNSMLCLDTNEVKIIGIWGPAGIGKTTIARALYNQLSSSGDEFQLNLFMENVKGVQMRKELHGYSLKLHLQERFLSEIFNQRTKISHLGVAQERLKNQKALVVLDDVDGLEQLNALIDTTEWFGYGTRIIVTTEDRQLLKAHGINQVYEVGYPSQGEAFKILCRYAFGDNSAPKGFYDLATEVTKLAGDLPLGLSVLGASLRGLSKEEWINAIPRLRTSLNGKIEKLLGVCYDGLDEKDKTLFLHVACLFNGEKVDRVKQLLAKSALDADFGLKVLVDRSLIHIYADGYIVMHFLLQQMGKEIIRGQCINDPGRRQFLVDAQEISDVLVDETGTKNVLGISLDMSELDDEVYISEKAFKKMTNLQFLRLYNHFPDEAVKLQLPHGLDYLPRKLRLLHRDSYPIKCMPSKFRPEFLVELTLRDSKLVKLWEGVQPLTSLTYMDLSSSKNIKDIPNLSGAMNLEKLYLRFCENLVTVSSSSLQNLNKLKVLDMSCCTKLKALPTNINLESLSVLNLRGCSKLKRFPCISTQVQFMSLGETAIEKVPSLIRLCSRLVSLEMAGCKNLKTLPPVPASIEILDLSKTRVEFIYVDHMHMPFICLFGDRCHDDYQLILRALILLCRGHLHRQDPRAKVFFNDIIVFSIVKITKKKMLRGIFKSVLGESRTDCNSLHPLIAASSPSSSSSSSSTRQYSYDVFPSFCGQDVRRSFLSHFLEGLKTNGVNTFVDDGIMMSGSINSELVRAIRESRIAVVILSKNYASSSWCLHELQLIMDCRASLGQTVMTIFYDVEPSDVRKQTGDFGKAFEETCNGSTEEEKKTWRQALTQVALIAGEHVTSWASEAQMISKIVKDVSNELPSTDFDRLVGVEAHVAKLKSMIRLDSDEVKMVGIWGPAGIGKTTIAKALYNQVSSNFQLKFYKEIFKGKYEVHSLERYDSQNRLKKELLSGILDHRDMNIPDLGEAEERLKHQRVLLILDDVFLHDLKGLRDVIHGLRYGSKVIVTSEDIDTLRECGIHQNQTYRVAFPSSEEALQIISYSAFGQRFPPRSYLEHADEVAKLVSPFPLGLRVIGSSLRGKSKDEWITALAKLKTCHGDKDVETAIRFAYEGLSDKQKTLLYLLTDSISSGENVNNAIFSLSQSDWDAEKGIQTLADIAFISISGEGRILMHYLVRLMSIKLSL; via the exons atggcttcttcttcttctcatcctAGGAGATACCATGTGTTCCCTAGCTTCTGCGGGGAAGATGTACGTAGGAACTTTCTAAGTCACTTTCACAAGGAGCTGCAACTCAACGGAATAGATGCATTTAAAGATGGTGGAATCAAGAGAAGTCGGTCCATATGGCCTGAGCTTAAACAAGCTATATGGGAATCAAGAGTTTCCATTGTTGTTCTCTCCAAGAACTACGGTGGTTCGAGCTGGTGCTTGGACGAGTTGGTAGAGATCATGGAGTGCAAGGAAGTTTCTGGACAAACAGTGATGCCGATTTTCTATGGTGTGGATCCAACTGATGTAAGAAAACAGTCTGGAGATTTCGGAAAGTCTTTTGACACGATTTGTCATGTGAGAACAGAGGAAGAGAGGCAGAGATGGAAGCAAGCTTTAACCAGTGTTGCTAGTATCGCCGGCGACTGTTCTTCAAAATG GGACAATGATGCGGTGATGATTGAAAGGATTGTCACCAATGTTTTGCAAGAGCTGAATTGGTGTACACCCTCAAAGGATTTCAAAGATCTAGTTGGATTGGAAGCTCATGTCTCAAACTTGAACTCAATGTTATGCCTGGACACTAATGAAGTGAAGATAATAGGTATTTGGGGTCCTGCTGGAATCGGTAAGACCACCATTGCGAGAGCTTTATACAATCAACTTTCTTCTAGTGGTGATGAATTTCAGTTGAATCTTTTCATGGAGAATGTTAAGGGGGTTCAAATGAGAAAAGAACTCCATGGTTATAGTTTGAAGTTGCATTTACAAGAAAggtttctctctgaaattttcAACCAAAGAACTAAGATAAGCCATTTAGGTGTTGCACAAGAAAGGCTAAAAAATCAGAAAGCTTTGGTTGTTCTTGACGATGTTGATGGATTAGAGCAGCTAAATGCATTAATAGATACAACTGAATGGTTTGGTTATGGAACCAGGATCATTGTCACTACAGAAGATAGACAGCTTTTGAAGGCTCATGGGATTAACCAAGTCTATGAAGTTGGTTATCCATCTCAAGGTGAAGCCTTCAAGATCTTGTGTAGATATGCTTTTGGAGATAACTCGGCACCAAAAGGGTTTTATGATCTAGCTACTGAAGTTACCAAACTTGCTGGTGATCTACCTTTAGGTCTCAGCGTTCTAGGTGCATCTTTGCGAGGGTTGAGCAAAGAGGAGTGGATAAACGCGATACCACGACTTAGAACTAGTCTAAATGGGAAAATAGAGAAACTGTTAGGAGTATGCTATGATGGGCTAGATGAGAAAGATAAGACTCTATTTCTTCATGTCGCGTGCTTGTTCAATGGCGAGAAGGTGGATCGTGTGAAGCAGTTGCTTGCTAAGAGTGCATTGGATGCAGACTTTGGACTTAAAGTCCTTGTGGACAGATctcttatacatatatatgctGATGGATATATAGTGATGCATTTTTTGCTACAACAAATGGGTAAAGAAATCATTCGAGGACAATGTATCAACGATCCTGGAAGACGTCAGTTCCTAGTCGATGCTCAGGAGATCTCGGATGTACTTGTAGATGAAACT GGtacaaaaaatgttttaggCATATCCTTAGATATGTCCGAACTCGATGATGAAGTGTATATAAGTGAAAAAGCCTTCAAGAAAATGACTAATCTCCAATTCTTGAGGCTATACAATCATTTTCCAGATGAAGCAGTCAAGTTGCAGTTACCTCACGGCTTGGATTATCTACCACGTAAACTAAGGTTACTACATAGGGATTCATATCCGATAAAATGTATGCCCTCTAAGTTTCGTCCTGAGTTTCTTGTTGAACTTACTCTGCGAGATAGCAAGCTTGTAAAGCTTTGGGAAGGTGTTCAG CCACTGACAAGTCTCACGTATATGGATTTGAGTTCTTCCAAAAACATCAAAGACATTCCGAATCTCTCAGGAGCAATGAATCTGGAGAAACTGTATCTCAGGTTCTGCGAAAATTTGGTcacagtttcttcttcttctctacaaAACCTTAATAAGCTAAAAGTCTTGGACATGTCTTGTTGCACAAAACTGAAGGCTCTTCCGACCAATATCAACTTGGAATCCCTCAGTGTCCTTAACCTGAGGGGATGCTCGAAGTTGAAGAGGTTTCCGTGTATTTCAACGCAGGTTCAGTTCATGTCTCTTGGGGAAACTGCGATAGAGAAAGTGccttcattaatcaggttatgTTCTCGTCTAGTTTCATTGGAAATGGCGGGATGTAAGAACCTGAAAACATTACCTCCTGTCCCTGCAAGTATAGAGATCTTGGACTTGTCCAAGACAAGAGTTGAGTTCATATATGTTGATCATATGCATATGccttttatttgtttatttggaGATCGTTGT CACGATGATTATCAACTAATTTTACGCGCTCTTATATTGTTATGTAGAGGCCATTTGCATAGGCAGGACCCAAGGGCAAAAGTCTTCTTTAACGATATTATTGTGTTCTCAATAGtcaaaattaccaaaaaaaagatgTTGAGAGGAATTTTCAAGTCTGTCTTGGGAGAATCAAGAACAGATTGCAACTCTCTTCACCCTCTCATCGctgcttcttctccttcctcttcatcatcatcatcatcaacacgTCAATACAGCTACGACGTCTTCCCAAGTTTCTGTGGACAAGATGTCCGGAGAAGCTTTCTCAGCCACTTTCTTGAAGGGTTGAAAACCAATGGAGTAAATACGTTCGTAGACGACGGGATCATGATGAGCGGATCAATAAACTCCGAGCTCGTGAGAGCTATCAGAGAATCAAGGATCGCCGTGGTGATCCTCTCGAAGAACTATGCCTCCTCGAGTTGGTGCCTACATGAGTTGCAGCTGATCATGGATTGTAGGGCTTCTTTAGGACAAACTGTGATGACAATATTCTACGACGTGGAACCATCTGATGTGAGAAAACAGACCGGAGATTTCGGAAAGGCCTTTGAGGAAacttgtaatggcagtacagaggaagagaagaagacatggAGACAAGCGTTGACTCAAGTTGCCCTTATCGCTGGGGAACATGTAACTTCATG GGCTAGTGAAGCGCAGATGATCTCAAAAATCGTCAAAGATGTTTCTAACGAGTTGCCATCAACCGATTTTGATCGGTTGGTTGGAGTGGAAGCTCATGTAGCAAAGCTGAAATCGATGATACGCTTAGATTCCGACGAGGTGAAGATGGTGGGCATTTGGGGCCCTGCAGGTATTGGCAAAACCACAATAGCTAAAGCCTTATACAACCAAGTTTCCAGTAACTTCCAACTCAAGTTTTATAAGGAGATTTTTAAGGGAAAGTATGAGGTGCACAGCCTCGAAAGATATGATTCGCAAAATCGTTTGAAAAAAGAGTTACTATCTGGAATTTTAGATCATAGGGACATGAATATACCTGACCTAGGTGAGGCAGAAGAGAGGTTAAAGCATCAGAGAGTCCTACTCATTCTTGATGATGTCTTTCTTCATGATCTAAAGGGTTTGAGAGATGTAATCCACGGTCTTAGGTATGGAAGTAAGGTAATTGTGACCAGTGAAGATATAGATACGTTAAGAGAATGTGGGATCCACCAGAACCAGACATACAGAGTTGCTTTTCCATCAAGCGAAGAGGCTCTTCAGATAATTTCATACTCTGCATTTGGACAACGCTTTCCACCAAGAAGTTATCTGGAGCATGCAGATGAAGTAGCTAAGCTTGTCTCTCCATTTCCACTTGGTCTCAGAGTCATTGGTTCTTCTTTGCGCGGAAAAAGCAAAGATGAGTGGATAACTGCACTGGCTAAGCTCAAAACTTGTCATGGGGACAAGGATGTAGAAACAGCCATTAGATTTGCCTATGAAGGGTTATCTGATAAACAAAAAACTCTACTTTATCTATTGACAGATTCAATAAGTTCGGGTGAGAACGTGAACAATGCCATATTCTCACTTTCACAGAGTGATTGGGATGCTGAGAAAGGGATTCAAACTCTAGCTGATATAGCTTTCATCTCTATATCCGGAGAAGGAAGAATTCTGATGCACTATTTGGTACGCTTAATGTCTATCAAGTTAAGTTTGTAG
- the LOC117132133 gene encoding uncharacterized protein LOC117132133: MAPAKVNTCLVDTDIQKATRFAHDGLSKKHKRLFYLLTRETTSSSKNLNNAIYTLSGSDWDVEKGLQTLADMALISISEGGEIMMHGLVQSMSTRLRWNR, translated from the coding sequence ATGGCACCGGCTAAAGTCAACACCTGTCTTGTCGACACGGATATTCAGAAAGCAACTAGGTTTGCGCACGATGGTTTATCTAAGAAACATAAAAGGTTATTCTATTTGTTAACTAGAGAAACTACAAGTTCGAGTAAGAACCTGAACAACGCCATATACACGCTTTCTGGAAGTGACTGGGACGTGGAGAAAGGGTTACAAACGCTAGCTGATATGGCTCTCATCTCGATATCTGAGGGAGGAGAAATCATGATGCACGGTTTGGTACAGTCAATGTCTACAAGGTTACGTTGGAACAGGTAA
- the LOC103851144 gene encoding probable disease resistance protein RPP1 codes for MASSSSSSPSTHHYSYDVFPSFSSKDVGRTFLSHFLEGLKSKGIKTFQNNGIMRSEYITTELARAIEESRISVVILSKNYPSSSWCLNELQRIMKCKVSLGQIVMAIFYDVDPSDVREQTGDFGKVFEETCYGKTDEQKKKWRKALSHVAVIAGEHSISWASEAEMISKIVMDVSNELPSTDFDQLVGIEAHVAKLKAMVCLESDEVKVVGIWGPAGIGKATIARALYNQVSRNFQLKFYREPSWKRASNTMEFQEELLSGVLDHRDMKIPNKQEAIFRLMHQRVLVVIDCVSFVELQALQKLVQQWYLRFGSKVIVTNADLYTFTDNGIEQIYKVTYPSREEALQIFSYAAFGQSDLPQEVT; via the exons atggcttcttcttcttcttcatcgccATCAACTCATCATTACAGCTACGATGTCTTCCCAAGCTTCTCCAGTAAAGATGTCGGCAGAACTTTTCTCAGCCACTTTCTTGAAGGGTTGAAAAGCAAAGGAattaaaactttccaaaataatGGGATCATGAGGAGCGAGTACATCACCACTGAGCTCGCAAGAGCTATTGAAGAATCAAGGATCTCTGTCGTGATCCTATCTAAGAACTACCCTTCTTCGAGCTGGTGTCTGAACGAGTTGCAGCGGATCATGAAGTGCAAGGTCTCTTTAGGACAAATTGTGATGGCAATCTTCTACGATGTGGATCCATCTGATGTGAGAGAGCAGACGGGAGATTTTGGAAAGGTCTTCGAGGAAACTTGTTATGGGAAGACAGACGAACAAAAGAAGAAATGGAGGAAGGCTTTGAGTCATGTAGCGGTTATTGCTGGAGAACattctatttcatg GGCTAGTGAGGCTGAGATGATCTCCAAAATCGTCATGGATGTTTCTAACGAGTTGCCATCAACTGATTTTGATCAGTTAGTTGGAATTGAAGCTCATGTAGCAAAGTTGAAGGCGATGGTGTGCCTAGAATCGGACGAGGTGAAGGTTGTGGGGATATGGGGTCCTGCGGGTATTGGTAAAGCCACCATAGCTAGAGCTTTATACAATCAAGTTTCCAGAAACTTCCAACTTAAGTTTTATAGGGAGCCATCTTGGAAGCGTGCTTCTAACACTATGGAATTTCAAGAGGAGCTTCTATCTGGAGTGTTAGACCATAGAGACATGAAGATACCTAACAAACAAGAGGCAATATTTAGGTTAATGCACCAGAGAGTCCTTGTCGTGATTGACTGTGTCAGTTTTGTAGAGCTACAAGCTTTGCAAAAACTAGTTCAACAGTGGTATCTTAGATTCGGAAGTAAGGTGATTGTGACGAATGCAGATCTATATACATTTACGGATAACGGGATAGAACAGATATACAAAGTTACTTATCCATCGAGGGAAGAGGCTTTACAGATCTTCTCATACGCAGCTTTCGGGCAAAGCGATCTCCCCCAAGAGGTTACTTGA
- the LOC103851143 gene encoding uncharacterized protein LOC103851143 — translation MDSSSSSSSSTRHYNYDVFPSFSGQDVRRTFLSHFLEALKSKGIKTFIDNGIIRSESINSELIRAIRESRIAVVILSKNYASSSWCLNELQLIMECTVSLGQTVMTVFYDVEPSDVRKQTGDFGKAFKETCYRKTEEEKKKWSEALSQVAVIAGEHSVSWAGEAEMISKIVMDVSNELPSTDFDQLVGVEAHLEKMRSVICLDSDEVKIVGIWGPDGIGKSTIVRALYNNISSNFQLKFYRERGPTNSMGLLSEVLSGMLDHRDMKILDLQDAQYRLTRQRVLLVLDDVASQHLQVLQNLFRSLLFGSKVIVVNKDIETFTHNGIEQIYKVPYPSSEEALQIFSYSAFGQSSPPRGYFKHAVEVSKLIAPFPLGLKVLGSALRGKSEEEWTTAPAKLRAYLGDKDIEKTIRFAVDGLSEKHKNLYFSLTSASNRGKNLKDSIYLLAKGDDWDVEKEIQTLADMALIYISSEGEIMMHDLDFKYLPIDGYKKRCPLSHPTHPHILSPLANQNPKSSCFVCGKQKHHTDPGFHYHCTICHVDFHSYCFKLPRKITHPFHLQHPLFITFGKHENIFDGSNIITDEIGSGHAILNPIFSTLDPGKSAWGSIYDNCTWCGNYIPSSLPNPSSTVFYRCSICNFCLDTSWTPLCARNNPPLTIENPKGHHHSLVFFPRPLLLPCDACGLVDRSAPSYACFQCNYMVHQLCVDLPRVIKITRHPHRLSYSPYLLPPPNSLCRICYKTVDIKYGQYSCKDEDCSYILHSKCATHVMVWDGKELEWEPEEVVTEDIAPFKNVGDGLIEHFGHEHHLKLEKYDSIRDAKKQCQACVLPIVLHDFYNCIQCDYFLHSVCAGLPRKLDHALHNHSIFLDPFPPPNDSDFNHLQCSACSRTSSGFKYKCYEKDCKIHWFKIDVTCCLVPEYSTQKFHEHPIFIAPYNYDHEIYPCNGCKRRLTKTRLQCTLCEISICYECATIPEELHYKHDEHPLTLCYGEETDGKYWCEECEKEVNPSEWFYTCNKCCITIHRTCLFGFYVYLKPGHTLKYNRATTVEVLGNSISTRPICSRCEERCRGFTYFKVDLKTLCSWCVFAPPKR, via the exons atggattcttcttcttcttcatcttcatcaactCGCCACTACAACTACGATGTCTTCCCAAGCTTCTCCGGTCAAGATGTCCGCAGAACTTTTCTCAGCCACTTTCTTGAAGCTTTGAAAAGCAAGGGAATCAAAACATTCATAGATAATGGGATCATAAGAAGCGAGTCTATCAACTCTGAGCTCATAAGAGCTATCAGGGAATCAAGGATTGCTGTCGTGATCCTATCTAAGAACTATGCTTCTTCGAGCTGGTGTCTAAACGAGTTGCAGCTGATCATGGAGTGCACGGTTTCTTTAGGCCAAACTGTGATGACAGTCTTTTACGATGTGGAACCATCTGATGTTAGAAAGCAGACTGGAGATTTTGGAAAGGCCTTTAAAGAAACTTGTTACCGGAAgacagaggaagagaagaagaaatggaGTGAAGCTTTATCTCAAGTTGCAGTTATTGCCGGAGAACATTCTGTTTCATG GGCTGGTGAGGCTGAGATGATCTCGAAAATCGTCATGGATGTATCTAATGAGTTACCATCAACGGATTTCGATCAGTTAGTTGGAGTTGAAGCTCATCTAGAAAAGATGAGATCGGTCATATGCTTAGACTCCGACGAGGTGAAGATTGTGGGGATCTGGGGTCCTGATGGTATTGGCAAAAGCACCATAGTAAGAGCTTTATACAACAACATTTCCAGCAACTTCCAACTTAAGTTTTATAGGGAGAGAGGTCCAACTAACTCGATGGGATTACTATCGGAAGTGCTATCTGGAATGTTAGATCATAGAGACATGAAGATACTTGACCTGCAAGACGCGCAATATAGGTTAACGCGCCAGAGAGTACTTCTTGTTCTTGATGATGTCGCTTCCCAGCATCTACAAGTTTTGCAAAATCTATTTCGGAGTCTTTTATTCGGAAGTAAGGTGATTGTGGTGAATAAAGATATAGAAACATTTACTCATAATGGTATAGAGCAGATATACAAAGTTCCTTACCCATCGAGCGAAGAGGCTCTACAGATCTTTTCATACTCTGCGTTTGGGCAAAGCTCTCCGCCCAGAGGATACTTTAAGCATGCTGTTGAAGTATCTAAGCTTATTGCACCTTTTCCACTTGGTCTTAAGGTCTTGGGTTCGGCTCTACGTGGGAAGAGCGAAGAGGAGTGGACAACGGCACCGGCTAAACTCAGAGCCTATCTTGGGGATAAGGATATTGAGAAAACAATTAGATTTGCTGTCGATGGCTTATCtgagaaacataaaaatttgtatttttcattaACTTCAGCTAGTAACCGGGGTAAGAACCTGAAGGACTCCATATACTTGCTAGCCAAGGGAGACGACTGGGACGTGGAGAAAGAAATACAAACCCTAGCTGACATGGCTCTCATCTATATATCTAGTGAAGGAGAAATCATGATGCACGATTTG GATTTCAAGTATCTACCAATTGATGGATACAAAAAAAGATGTCCATTGTCTCATCCGACTCATCCTCACATTCTTTCCCCTCTAGCCAACCAAAACCCTAAATCCAGCTGCTTCGTATGCGGGAAACAAAAACACCATACCGATCCAGGTTTCCATTACCATTGCACCATCTGCCATGTGGATTTCCACAGTTACTGTTTCAAATTGCCTAGAAAAATAACACATCCTTTTCACCTCCAACACCCTCTCTTTATCACCTTTGGAAAGCATGAAAACATCTTCGACGGCAGCAATATTATAACGGATGAAATAGGCTCCGGACATGCCATTCTTAACCCTATCTTCAGCACATTGGATCCTGGTAAGTCTGCATGGGGTAGTATATACGATAATTGCACTTGGTGTGGGAATTATATACCATCATCATTACCGAATCCGAGCAGCACAGTTTTCTATCGATGTTCTATTTGTAACTTCTGCTTGGATACCTCTT GGACGCCCCTGTGTGCGCGAAACAACCCACCTCTTACTATTGAAAACCCAAAAGGCCATCATCATTCACTCGTCTTCTTCCCTCGACCACTTTTACTTCCCTGTGATGCTTGTGGGTTGGTCGATAGATCAGCACCAAGTTATGCTTGTTTCCAATGTAATTATATGGTCCATCAACTTTGTGTTGATTTACCACGTGTCATAAAGATCACACGTCATCCTCATCGTCTATCTTATTCTCCTTACCTTCTTCCACCCCCAAATTCATTATGTAGGATCTGCTACAAGACAGTCGACATTAAATATGGTCAGTATTCTTGTAAAGACGAGGATTGCTCTTACATACTCCATTCTAAGTGTGCAACACATGTGATGGTATGGGACGGGAAGGAACTCGAATGGGAACCTGAAGAAGTTGTAACTGAAGATATTGCACCATTCAAAAATGTAGGTGACGGTTTGATAGAACATTTTGGTCATGAACATCATTTAAAGCTCGAGAAGTATGATAGTATACGAGATGCAAAGAAGCAATGTCAAGCGTGCGTCCTTCCTATTGTCTTGCATGATTTCTACAATTGTATACAATGTGATTATTTTCTCCACAGTGTGTGTGCTGGTCTACCAAGGAAACTGGATCATGCATTGCATAATCATTCTATTTTCCTCGACCCATTTCCTCCACCCAACGATAGTGACTTTAACCACCTACAATGTTCAGCTTGTTCTCGGACATCCAGTGGTTTCAAGTACAAGTGCTACGAAAAGGATTGCAAGATTCATTGGTTTAAGATAGATGTGACCTGCTGTCTAGTTCCTGAGTACAGCACCCAAAAATTCCATGAACATCCCATATTCATCGCCCCATACAATTACGACCATGAAATATATCCTTGCAATGGTTGTAAGAGACGTCTTACGAAGACTCGTCTACAGTGTACTCTCTGCGAAATTTCTATTTGCTATGAATGCGCTACCATCCCCGAAGAGTTGCACTATAAACACGATGAACATCCTCTCACTCTTTGCTATGGAGAAGAGACGGATGGAAAGTATTGGTGCGAAGAATGTGAGAAGGAAGTGAATCCGTCGGAATGGTTCTACACGTGCAACAAATGTTGCATCACTATCCATAGGACTTGCCTATTCGGATTCTACGTTTATCTGAAGCCTGGTcacacattaaaatataatcGTGCTACCACGGTGGAAGTTCTTGGCAATAGTATTAGTACTCGACCTATTTGCAGTCGGTGTGAGGAACGTTGTCGTGGTTTCACTTACTTCAAAGTCGACTTGAAGACTCTTTGTTCTTGGTGTGTTTTTGCACCCCCTAAAAGATAA